The genomic stretch CCGGGAGGCAATTTCTTTGAGTGAAACGGGGGATCCCTGCGTGTTGAGGTGCAGGCTCACCATGGCTCTGACCGCATACTGCGCTTTCGTCGAAAGACGCATCAGACCTTCTCCTTTTTCCCCGCTTCAGTCAGCTGACCTTTCAGGCGTTCCTGCTCTTCAGTAAGCGTTTTGACTTTTCTTTCCAGAGAGCGAATCTGATCAAAAAGACAGGAAATCGCCTTGGCTTCGGGGTCCGGCAGCTGGCCGTGCTCCAGGTCGGCCCGGGTAATGGACTGTCCCTCGGACATCACCACCCGCCCCGGAACGCCGACGACCGTGCTATTGGGCGGGACCTCCTTGACCACAACCGAATTGGAGCCGACCTTGCTGTTGTCGCCCACGGTGAAGGGACCGAGAATCTTGGCGCCGGAACCGACAATGACGTTGTCACCCAGGGTGGGATGGCGTTTTTCTTTGGCCCAGCTGGTGCCGCCGAGCGTTACGCCGTGATAGAGGGTGCAATTGTTGCCGATTTCAGCCGTCTCACCGATAACGACCCCCATGCCGTGGTCGATAAAGAACCCCCGTCCGATTTTGGCACCCGGATGAATCTCGATGCCCGTAAAAAACCGGCCCATCTGCGAAACCAGCCGTCCCAAAAAGAAAAAGTTCCTGACCCATAGCGCATGGGCCAGACGGTAAAAAAGCAGCGCGTGAAAGCCCGGATAACAAAAAACAACTTCCAACGAGCTACGCACAGCGGGGTCGCGGTCAAATACGGCTTTGAGGTCTTCCTTCAGGGTAGCGAACACATCAGGCTCCTTGCGTGTGGGATTAACTGACAGTCGCCTCACGATTAACATACCTGAGCGAATCTGTCAATTATTATGTCGGGGCTGTTACGTCAGCCTGACCAACAAGGCAAAACCACGGATCAGCGGGGAATCGACCTTAGAGAAAGAGCTGATAAGCTGGGTTATCGGTCTCTTCCATAAAGCGGTAGCCCAGTGAATCGAGAAATCGCTGAAATTCTGCCTGATCGCCGGCCGGTATTTCAAGGCCGATAAGGACACGCCCGAAGTCGCCGCCCTGCAGACGGTAGTGAAAGAGAGAGATGTTCCAGTTAGCTCCCATGGAAGTCAAAAACCGGCTGAGAGCGCCGGGCCGCTCCGGAAACCAGAAGCGGTAGAGAACTTCCTGCCCGGCCTCGGCGGAACGACCGCCGACCATGTAACGAATATGCGTTTTGGCCAGGTCGTTATCGGTGAGATCGAGGTTTTTATAGCCTTTTTCCGCCAGTTGGCGCGAGAAGGCCGCCCTCTCCTCCTCGTCTTTGATGGAAAGTCCGACAAAGATATGGGCGCCCTGGCGACTGGACAGACGGTAGTTGAATTCCGTGATGTTCCGGCCACCGACCAGTTCTCCGCAGAAGCGCTTCAGCGCGCCGGGACGCTCGGGGATAGTCACCGCAAAGAGCGCTTCCTGCTTTTCTCCCACCTGGGTCCGTTCGGCCACATAGCGCAGCCGTTCGAAATTCATGTTGGCGCCGGAGTTGATGGCAACCAGGGTCTGTCCGGTGATCTTTTCCTGCCGTACATATTTTTTGAGCCCGGCCAAGGCCAGCGCCCCGGCGGGTTCGGCAATGGAACGGGTCGCTTCATAGGTGCTCTTGATGGCGCTGCACAACTCGTCCGTATCGACCCGGATGACCTCATCGACGTATTTGCGGCAGTAATCGAAAGTCAGCTTGCCGACCTCTCGGACGGCCACCCCATCGGCAAAGATCCCTACATAATCGAGAATGACCCGATGCCCCAATTCCAGAGAGCGAGCCATGGCATCGCTGTCGACAGGTTCCACCCCGATGATGCGCACTTCCGGCCGAAGCGCCTTGAAATAGGCGGCGATACCGCTGATGAGACCGCCACCGCCGATGGGGACGAACACGGCATCCAGCCGTCCCGAGTTTTGCCTCAGAATCTCATCGGCCACCGTACCCTGCCCGGCAATCACCAGTTCGTCATCAAAGGGATGGACGAAGGTCATCCCCGTCTGTTCAACCAGTTCCTGGCAACGGGCGGCCGCCTCGGAGTAGTTGTCACCATGCAGTACGACCTCGGCGCCCAAAGCCTTGACAGCTGAAATCTTGATCGCCGGAGTCGTCACTGGCATGACGATCACCGCGCGAACCCCCAGTTGACGGGCCGCATAGGCGACGCCCTGAGCGTGATTTCCAGCGGAGGCGGCAATCACGCCGCGAGCCAGTTCTTCTGCACTCAGGTGCGCTACTTTGTTATAGGCACCGCGCAATTTGAAGGAGAAGATCGGCTGCAGGTCTTCCCGCTTGAGAAGAATACGGTTATTCAGGGAACACGACAGACCGGGTGCCTCCTCCAGAGGGGTCTCCACGGCCGCTTCATAGACGCGAGAGGTCAGGATACGCTTGAGCATTTTCTGCATGATGAAATTCCCTCGATAACATTGAATATCAGTCTAAACAATCAATCTCTTTCGAGAATCATGGCCGCAGCCATGGCGCCGGCGGCACAGATGGAAACCAGGCCATAGCGGGACTTTTTTCTGGCCATCTCGCCGGCCAGGGTGGTGACGATGCGCGCGCCCGTGGCCGCGAAGGGATGCCCGACGGCAATGGAACTGCCGAGGGGGTTGAGGATCGCCTGGTCGACCACACCGATGGCCTCATCCTTCCAACCCTGCTCCCAGGCGGCAAGATTGCAGGCGACCTGGGCACCGAAAGCTTCATGCATCTCCACGATATCCATGTCACGCAAAGACAGACCGGTCCGACGCAGCAAAGCCGGCACCGCCAGGGCGGGGGCCATTAGCAGACCATCGTCGGGATGCAGGGAGGCGAAGTGCACATCGCGGATAAAGGCCAGCGGCTTACGCCCTTCTTTGGCAGCCCGCTCTTCCGACATGAGTAGCACCCCTGCCGCGCCGTCCGTAAGAGGGCTGGAATTTCCGGCCGTCAGGGTTCCCCGACTGGAGCGGTCAAAAACCGGCCGCAGCGAACCGAGTCTTTCCAGGCTCGTATCACCGCGCACGATCATGTCGCGGTCGATGCCTTTTAGAGGGGCGATTTCCGCAGCGAGGCGGCCGTCTGCCGTCGCCTGGGCCGCTCGTAGGTGACTGCGCAGGGCGATCTCGTCCTGAACCTGCCGGGATATTTGCCACTGCTTGGCCATAATCTCGCAATGTTCGCCCATGGACAACCCGGTGGACGGCTCTTTGACCGACAGGGATTCGGGGCGAAAATGCCGTGGACGCAGACGGAGAAGGGCCTTGATTTGTTGGCTGGTGGAGGAAGCCAGACCGGCCTCCAGAAAAATACGGGAAGCCTCCCGGCTGAATAGGATAGGTGCCTGTGACATGGATTCGACACCGCCGGCAATGCCGGCTTCGGACCTGCCGCCGGCGATGGCATCCGCCAGGTTGGCTATGGCATGAGCCGAAGTGATGCAGTTGTTGGAGACCATATAGCCGCGAATGCGCGCCGGCAATCGAAGGTCGAGCACGATCTCCCGGGCAATATTGGAAATCCTGGGGTCATGAATGACTCGCCCCCAGACAATATCGTCCAGACTATCGGCTACTACACCATAACGGGACAACATCTCGGCGACCACATGGGTAGACATCGCCAGAGGAGACAGATCTTTAAAATAGGTTCCCGCTTTGACAAAAGGGGTTCGCAGTCCGCCGACCACAGCGACTCGCCGTCCATTTAAGGATTTACCCATGCAAAGACCTCCTTCCTGCAAAGAGTTCGGCCTATTGTCGGCGACCTGCCGCAGTTTGACAAGGATTAATTCTTTGAAATTTTTTCCCTGATAGCGGACCTTGGTGTCGACAAATATAGCTGACTTATATATACTGCCTTGCTGAATGTTCATTTCAAGCGCAGAGGCCTTCTGCCGCGCGTTTCATATCATGAAAAGGAGAGAAAACCATGCCGGAGTTCACGTACCAGGATCCCTTCCCCGTAGGTAAAGACACCACCAAATACTACAAGATCCCCGATTCGGAAAAATATGTTTCCGTCGCCAACTTCGATGGCAAGGATGTCCTCAAGGTCGATCCCGAAGCCCTCACGGTTCTGGCCAACCAGGCTATGAAAGACGTCTCCTTCCTACTGCGCCCCGAACACAACGAGCAGGTCGCCAAGATCCTGCGTGATCCCGAAGCTTCCCCCAATGATCGCGGCGTCGCCATGGCTTTTTTGCGCAACGCGGAGATCTCGGCCAATTTTGAACTGCCTGTCTGCCAGGACACCGGCACCGCTACCATCGTCGCCAAAAAAGGCCAACAGGTTTGGACGGGCTGCAAGGACGAGCAATATCTCTCCAAGGGCGTTTACAAGACCTACACCGAAGAAAACCTGCGCTACTCCCAGACGGTCGCCCTCGACATGTACAAGGAGAAGAACACCGGCACCAACCTGCCCGCCCAGATCGACATCATGGCGACCGAAGGGGACTACTACAAGTTTCTCTTTATGGCCAAAGGCGGCGGCAGCGCCAACAAAACCATGCTCTACCAGGAGACCAAAGCGCTGCTCACCCCCGAGAAGCTGGAGAAGTTCCTGGTCGAAAAGATGAAATATCTCGGCACCGCCGCCTGCCCGCCCTACCACATCGCCTTTGTTATCGGCGGTACCAGCGCCGACGCCTGCATGAAGACCGTCAAACTGGCCACGGCCAAGGAACTCGATGGACTGCCCACCGAAGGCAATGAGCATGGTCAGGCTTTCCGTGATACCGCCCTTGAAGCCAAGCTTCTGGAGGCCGCGCAGAAGCTCGGCATCGGCGCCCAGTTCGGCGGCAAGTATTTCGCCCATGACGTCCGCGTCATCCGCCTTCCCCGCCACGGCGCCTCCTGCCCCGTCGGCATGGCGGTTTCCTGCTCCGCGGATCGCAACATCAAGGCGAAAATCACCCGCGAGGGCCTCTTCGTCGAAGAGATGGACCGCAATCCCGGTCGCCTCATTCCCGACCAGTATCGCGGCAAGCATGGCCACGGCACCCGCATCGACCTCAACCGCCCCATGAAAGAGATCCTGGCCGACCTGTCCAAACTTGAAGTTGGCGCCCCCCTGCTCCTGCAAGGGACCATCGTGGTCGGCCGCGACATCGCGCATGCCAAGTTCAAGGAAATTCTCGATTCCGGCAAGCCACTGCCCGACTATCTCAAGAACCACCCCATCTACTACGCAGGCCCGGCCAAGACGCCGGCTGGCAAGCCCTCCGGTTCTTTCGGGCCGACCACGGCCGGCCGCATGGACTCCTACGTCGATCTGCTGCAAGAGAACGGCGGCTCCATGATCATGATCGCCAAGGGCAACCGTAGCCAGCAGGTCACCGACGCCTGTAAAAAGCATGGCGGCTTCTACCTCGGTTCCATCGGCGGGCCGGCTGCCGTTCTGGCCGAAGAAAACATCAAAAAGGTCGAATGCATCGATTTCCCCGAACTCGGCATGGAGGCCGTCTGGAAGATCGAGGTTGAAGATTTCCCTGCCTTCATCCTGGTGGACGACAAGGGCAACGACTTCTTCAAAAAGCTTGGCCTCTAACCATCGAGTAAAGATTGCTTTACCCTCAAAAAGCCCCGGAGATCACCCCGGGGCTTTTTCATGCCGCAAACCTTAGCAAAAGCACACGACAACGTCCTTGACAGGTTTGGCTTTTCCGGTTAAAAGGCATGGCGTAACCTAGTACACCAACAGCCAAAACGATTGAGAGACCTACCCTATGCTCGAACCTTTTAAGATGACCTACACGGTCCTGGGCGGCCTCGGAATTTTCATCCTCGGGATGAAATATCTCTCCGACAGCCTGCAGATGCTCTCCGGCGGCCTCATCCGCAAAGCGATCTCCTCCCTGACTTCCAACCGCATCCTGGCGGTGATCGTCGGCTTGTCCATCACGGCCTTTGTACAGTCTTCCTCCATCACCACCGTCATGGTCGTCGGCCTGACCAATGCCGGGCTCATGCAGCTGAGCCAGGCCATAGGGGTTATCCTCGGCGCCAATATCGGCACCACCATCACCGGCTGGATCCTCGCAGTCAAGGTGGGTAAATATGGCCTGCTGCTGGTCGCTCTCGGCATCTTTCCGATGCTTTTTTCCAAGAACGAGAGAATCTCCGCCATAGCCAAGGTTTTTGTCGCTCTGGGTCTTATCTTTTTCGGCCTGGAGATCATGAGCGACGCCTTTAAACCTTTGCGAACCCATGAGGGCTTCATGAACCTCATGCTGCTGCTGGATGCACAGTCGCTGTTGAGCCTGCTGGGTTGCGTCGCCATCGGCTGCGTCATGACCATGATCGTGCAGAGCAGTTCCGCCATGTTGGGCATTACCATCGCCCTGGCCTCCACAGGGGCGATCCCCATTCACACCGCTATCGCTCTGGTCATGGGTGAGAACATCGGCACCACGATCACCGCCCAGCTCGCCGCCATCGGCAGCACCGTGGCGGCCCGGCGAGCCGCCATGGCCCACAGTACCTTCAATGTCCTTGGGGTTTTCATCATCATCACCATATTCTCCCCCTTTGTCGGGCTGGTAGAAATGCTCGTGCCTGGTTCCGCCGATTTCATCAACGCTGAAGGCAACCACCCTTATGCGGCGGCCCATATCGCTCTAGCCCATTCCATGTTCAACGTGACCGCCACCCTGGCGATGTTGCCCTTTCTCAAACAACTGGAGCGTCTTGTCGTCCGCATCATTCCTGAAACGGGTGGAATAGAAAAGGGGCCGTTCAAATACATCGGCCCGCCGGGCAGCATGCCTGTCGCCATGGGAACCTCCATGGTGCTGCAGGAACTGATACGCATGCATACCAGAGTTCACAAGGCTCTTCGTCACGTGGGAAGCCTGCTTCATCGCGATCTTAAGGGCAGGGATCGCTTTTACCAGAAAGTGAAGGAAATCGAGCAGCAAACAGATGTTATGCAGCATGAGATCACGACCTTCACTGTTACCCTCATGCAGGCCGGCAAAGCAAGCAAGGAACAGTCCGACATGGCCTATGGCTACGTGCGGGCGGCCGACGAGCTGGAATCTATAGCTGATTACACAGCCTCCATCTGCTCTTACATGAAACGCCTGGAAAAGCATGAACTGGACTTCAGCGATGACGCCTGGAAAGACCTCATCCGCTTCCATCACGAAGTGCTGGTTTTCTACAACCACGTCAGCGACTCCTTTAAGGAGGAAAAGCCCACGGATGCGGCCAGTATCCGCCAGGAGGCCAGTCGGCTCAATGATCTGGCGGACGAGATACGCAACGCGCATCTCGCCCGCACCAAGGCCGGTGCCTGCGGCGCCCTGCCAGGCCTGACTTTTAGCGACATGGCGGTGGCTTTGCGCCGGATCAAGAACCATACGGTCAACCTGCACGAAGCTCTCTGCTTCGAGACAACCCCCGAAGCCTGATTCTTTTCATTAAAAAAGGAAGGTCCTTTTAACCAGGGCCTTCCTTTTTTAGGGAATCGCGCAATTGTTCACCAGTTTGCTCTAAGCCTCAGGCGGCTCGCCCAGATCCGACGCCATAAAATCCACCAGACTTTTTTCTACCCTCTCCATCTCATCCTGAAGTTGCTGCAGCAGTTCTTCCCCCGTTTTCATCTGCTGCGACTCAGCCAGGCTTTCGATCCTCTGCAGCAGCTCCACGGCCGCGCCAGCCCCGAAAATTCCCACGACCGATTTAAGCGAATGGGCTATTTTTTCGGCGCCTTGACCGTCGCCTTGCCTGAAAGCATGGAGAAGATCATGAAGGGAGTGGGGATAATCATGTCGAAACTGGCCAACGAGATCCGCGAGAAAACGGCGGTCGCCATTGACCGCATAAAGGAAATCGTCCAAATCGATTGCAGCCTGACTCCTTAACCTTGGCACCGGAAGGAGGCGCTCTACAGCGTTATAGAGCGCATCAACCTGAATCGGTTTAGTGACATAGTCATCCATGCCGGCATCCAGACATTTTTGGCGGTCAGCCTTGGTCGCATGGGCCGACAGACCTACAATAGGCAGGTGTTCCCCTCGTGTTTTCTCGGCTTCTCGAATGAGGCGAGTCGCCTGCAAACCATCCATGCCAGGCATCTGAACATCCATCAGGACAAGATCAATGCCCCCCTGTTCAATCAGCGTCAAGGCTTGGCTGCCATCGGAAGCAAGGCGGACAGTCCACCCCCGCTTTTCCAGGAGAGTTCTGGCGAGCAACTGATTAACGCGGTTGTCTTCGACCAAAAGGATGCAAGCTGGAACAGGAGCACAATACTCAGGGTTGACAGTCGGCATCTGCCTATCGATACCGATCTCCTGAGGCTGAAAGTTTTCGATGATGGCGTTAAAGAGTTTTGAGGGTTGAATTGGTTTGACCAGGCAACTTCCCGCCTCCCTCGCCCAGGAGACCTCAGCGTGGGACGAAATATCCGTCGAGGGGAGCAAGAGGATGACATGATCCGGCAGGAGATTTTCCCGACGGAG from Desulfuromonas sp. KJ2020 encodes the following:
- a CDS encoding Na/Pi cotransporter family protein, coding for MLEPFKMTYTVLGGLGIFILGMKYLSDSLQMLSGGLIRKAISSLTSNRILAVIVGLSITAFVQSSSITTVMVVGLTNAGLMQLSQAIGVILGANIGTTITGWILAVKVGKYGLLLVALGIFPMLFSKNERISAIAKVFVALGLIFFGLEIMSDAFKPLRTHEGFMNLMLLLDAQSLLSLLGCVAIGCVMTMIVQSSSAMLGITIALASTGAIPIHTAIALVMGENIGTTITAQLAAIGSTVAARRAAMAHSTFNVLGVFIIITIFSPFVGLVEMLVPGSADFINAEGNHPYAAAHIALAHSMFNVTATLAMLPFLKQLERLVVRIIPETGGIEKGPFKYIGPPGSMPVAMGTSMVLQELIRMHTRVHKALRHVGSLLHRDLKGRDRFYQKVKEIEQQTDVMQHEITTFTVTLMQAGKASKEQSDMAYGYVRAADELESIADYTASICSYMKRLEKHELDFSDDAWKDLIRFHHEVLVFYNHVSDSFKEEKPTDAASIRQEASRLNDLADEIRNAHLARTKAGACGALPGLTFSDMAVALRRIKNHTVNLHEALCFETTPEA
- a CDS encoding fumarate hydratase, with protein sequence MPEFTYQDPFPVGKDTTKYYKIPDSEKYVSVANFDGKDVLKVDPEALTVLANQAMKDVSFLLRPEHNEQVAKILRDPEASPNDRGVAMAFLRNAEISANFELPVCQDTGTATIVAKKGQQVWTGCKDEQYLSKGVYKTYTEENLRYSQTVALDMYKEKNTGTNLPAQIDIMATEGDYYKFLFMAKGGGSANKTMLYQETKALLTPEKLEKFLVEKMKYLGTAACPPYHIAFVIGGTSADACMKTVKLATAKELDGLPTEGNEHGQAFRDTALEAKLLEAAQKLGIGAQFGGKYFAHDVRVIRLPRHGASCPVGMAVSCSADRNIKAKITREGLFVEEMDRNPGRLIPDQYRGKHGHGTRIDLNRPMKEILADLSKLEVGAPLLLQGTIVVGRDIAHAKFKEILDSGKPLPDYLKNHPIYYAGPAKTPAGKPSGSFGPTTAGRMDSYVDLLQENGGSMIMIAKGNRSQQVTDACKKHGGFYLGSIGGPAAVLAEENIKKVECIDFPELGMEAVWKIEVEDFPAFILVDDKGNDFFKKLGL
- the cysE gene encoding serine O-acetyltransferase; the protein is MFATLKEDLKAVFDRDPAVRSSLEVVFCYPGFHALLFYRLAHALWVRNFFFLGRLVSQMGRFFTGIEIHPGAKIGRGFFIDHGMGVVIGETAEIGNNCTLYHGVTLGGTSWAKEKRHPTLGDNVIVGSGAKILGPFTVGDNSKVGSNSVVVKEVPPNSTVVGVPGRVVMSEGQSITRADLEHGQLPDPEAKAISCLFDQIRSLERKVKTLTEEQERLKGQLTEAGKKEKV
- the ilvA gene encoding threonine ammonia-lyase, biosynthetic translates to MQKMLKRILTSRVYEAAVETPLEEAPGLSCSLNNRILLKREDLQPIFSFKLRGAYNKVAHLSAEELARGVIAASAGNHAQGVAYAARQLGVRAVIVMPVTTPAIKISAVKALGAEVVLHGDNYSEAAARCQELVEQTGMTFVHPFDDELVIAGQGTVADEILRQNSGRLDAVFVPIGGGGLISGIAAYFKALRPEVRIIGVEPVDSDAMARSLELGHRVILDYVGIFADGVAVREVGKLTFDYCRKYVDEVIRVDTDELCSAIKSTYEATRSIAEPAGALALAGLKKYVRQEKITGQTLVAINSGANMNFERLRYVAERTQVGEKQEALFAVTIPERPGALKRFCGELVGGRNITEFNYRLSSRQGAHIFVGLSIKDEEERAAFSRQLAEKGYKNLDLTDNDLAKTHIRYMVGGRSAEAGQEVLYRFWFPERPGALSRFLTSMGANWNISLFHYRLQGGDFGRVLIGLEIPAGDQAEFQRFLDSLGYRFMEETDNPAYQLFL
- a CDS encoding acetyl-CoA C-acyltransferase, encoding MGKSLNGRRVAVVGGLRTPFVKAGTYFKDLSPLAMSTHVVAEMLSRYGVVADSLDDIVWGRVIHDPRISNIAREIVLDLRLPARIRGYMVSNNCITSAHAIANLADAIAGGRSEAGIAGGVESMSQAPILFSREASRIFLEAGLASSTSQQIKALLRLRPRHFRPESLSVKEPSTGLSMGEHCEIMAKQWQISRQVQDEIALRSHLRAAQATADGRLAAEIAPLKGIDRDMIVRGDTSLERLGSLRPVFDRSSRGTLTAGNSSPLTDGAAGVLLMSEERAAKEGRKPLAFIRDVHFASLHPDDGLLMAPALAVPALLRRTGLSLRDMDIVEMHEAFGAQVACNLAAWEQGWKDEAIGVVDQAILNPLGSSIAVGHPFAATGARIVTTLAGEMARKKSRYGLVSICAAGAMAAAMILERD